One Mycobacteriales bacterium genomic window carries:
- the pknB gene encoding Stk1 family PASTA domain-containing Ser/Thr kinase — protein MTTPRRLGERYELGDPLGHGGMAEVLHGRDVRLGREVAIKLLRADLARDPSFQTRFRREAQASAALNHPSIVAVYDTGEDRSGPNGATPFIVMEYVQGRTLREILADEGRLMPDRAMEVTADICAALDFSHRNGIIHRDVKPGNVMITRTGAVKVMDFGIARAVTDSAATVTSTAQVIGTAQYLSPEQARGENVDARSDVYSAGCLLYELLSGSPPFTGDSPVAVAYQHVRENPNPPSSLNPDVSAAADAIVLKAMAKNPANRYQSAGEMRADLLRATSGRPVLAEPVLSDDDRTTVLGDTDTESAAAAAGRRRRRTIGFALLALLVIGVIVAGALLIPKLLGSDADQSTVPSLTSLTRSQAQDRLKANGLKLGKVTPLASDPTQKGKVLTQSVSPGTNVNRGSAVNVQIGSGPATTAVPPLKGLSLAAARRALAAAHLKVGGPISQASTQAQGTVLDSQPPQGQNVAPGSTITLIVSSGKVNVPSVLGKTDAQAHQILANRGFTNVNSVTQVGSGTPGTVINQNPAGGTNAGPATAITLTIDQAPPSPTPSPTPSPTPSQGPSPTPSPTATSTTSAPASQSASPSAGSSASQSPAG, from the coding sequence ATGACCACTCCTCGCCGGCTCGGTGAGCGCTACGAACTCGGCGACCCGCTCGGGCACGGGGGCATGGCCGAGGTCCTGCACGGCCGCGACGTCCGACTCGGCCGCGAGGTCGCGATCAAGCTGCTGCGCGCCGATCTGGCCCGCGACCCGTCGTTCCAGACCCGGTTCCGTCGGGAGGCGCAGGCCTCGGCCGCGCTGAACCACCCGTCGATCGTCGCGGTCTACGACACCGGCGAGGACCGCAGCGGCCCGAACGGCGCGACGCCGTTCATCGTCATGGAATACGTCCAGGGCCGGACGCTCCGCGAGATCCTGGCCGACGAGGGCCGGCTCATGCCGGACCGCGCCATGGAGGTGACCGCCGACATCTGCGCGGCGCTCGATTTCAGCCACCGCAACGGCATCATTCACCGCGACGTCAAGCCCGGCAACGTGATGATCACCCGCACCGGCGCCGTGAAGGTGATGGATTTCGGCATCGCCCGTGCCGTCACCGACAGCGCGGCGACCGTGACCTCGACCGCGCAGGTCATCGGTACGGCGCAGTACCTTTCCCCGGAGCAGGCCCGCGGCGAGAACGTCGATGCCCGCTCGGACGTCTACTCCGCGGGTTGTCTGCTCTACGAATTGCTCAGCGGCTCGCCGCCGTTCACCGGCGACTCCCCGGTCGCGGTCGCCTACCAGCACGTGCGTGAGAACCCGAACCCGCCCAGCTCGCTCAACCCCGACGTGTCCGCGGCGGCAGACGCCATCGTGCTCAAGGCGATGGCGAAGAACCCGGCCAACCGCTACCAGAGCGCCGGCGAGATGCGCGCCGACCTGCTGCGGGCGACCTCCGGCCGCCCGGTGCTCGCCGAACCGGTGCTCTCCGACGACGACCGCACCACCGTTCTCGGTGACACCGACACCGAGTCCGCGGCCGCCGCGGCGGGGCGGCGACGACGGCGCACCATCGGCTTCGCGCTGCTCGCGCTGCTGGTGATCGGGGTGATCGTCGCCGGCGCGCTGCTCATCCCGAAGCTGCTGGGCAGCGACGCCGACCAGTCCACCGTCCCGTCGCTGACCTCGCTCACCCGCAGCCAGGCGCAGGACCGGCTCAAGGCCAACGGCCTCAAGCTCGGCAAGGTCACCCCGCTCGCCTCCGACCCGACCCAGAAGGGCAAGGTCCTGACGCAGAGCGTGTCGCCCGGCACCAACGTCAACCGGGGCAGCGCGGTCAACGTGCAGATCGGGAGCGGTCCGGCGACCACCGCCGTACCGCCGCTCAAGGGCCTCTCGCTGGCTGCCGCGCGACGTGCCCTGGCCGCCGCACATCTCAAGGTCGGCGGCCCGATCTCCCAGGCGAGTACGCAGGCCCAGGGCACCGTGCTGGACAGCCAGCCGCCGCAGGGTCAGAACGTCGCGCCGGGCAGCACCATCACGCTGATCGTGTCCAGCGGCAAGGTCAACGTGCCCAGCGTCCTCGGCAAGACCGACGCGCAGGCGCACCAGATCCTCGCCAACCGCGGCTTCACCAACGTCAACAGCGTCACCCAGGTGGGCAGCGGCACCCCCGGCACCGTGATCAACCAGAACCCGGCCGGTGGCACCAATGCCGGCCCGGCCACCGCGATCACGCTGACCATCGACCAGGCACCGCCCAGCCCCACGCCGAGCCCCACGCCCAGTCCCACCCCGAGCCAGGGGCCGAGCCCGACGCCCTCCCCGACCGCGACATCGACCACGAGCGCGCCGGCGAGTCAGTCGGCCAGCCCGAGTGCGGGCTCCTCGGCGAGCCAGAGTCCGGCCGGCTGA
- a CDS encoding alkaline phosphatase family protein: MTARVGRRGRWAAVGVAAVAAITALVSGAGGAAASPASAAAFQPPKIGHVWTIIFENKSYEATFTGLNQNSYLWKTLPSYGELLRQYYGTGHFSLDNYLSLVGGQSPAPDNQADCPIYANARPGFPAPDGQTYASTGCVYPHSVRTLFNQLDRVHKSWKIYAQDMGNDPAREEVYHCGIPGDPAGTGVVDPGSATPTDQYVAKHNPAAFFHRVFDSPADCRNVVPLDGLKAIPGHPRIPSLGDDLKTVASTPEFSWITPNNCSNAHDATCVGPNGTGNPHDHQGGLFAADLFLKKWIPQIMASPAFQKDGEIQIVFDEAFPPYKMYGNSIADYMGNSDPSLNVPTDTAQSIVACCNELPGPNTTQPGDQAFGQDTTPGGGITGAVFISRFIKPGSISDQPYNHYSWLRSMENLFGITTGGVDGRGHLGYAGADGLRPFGPDIYNNPTGQALEPAPSGSSVYPATGSINSTPTPKVEHASVPVPVGGH; the protein is encoded by the coding sequence ATGACGGCACGGGTGGGGCGGCGCGGGCGGTGGGCAGCGGTGGGAGTCGCGGCGGTCGCCGCGATCACCGCGTTGGTCTCGGGTGCGGGCGGAGCGGCGGCGAGTCCGGCGAGCGCCGCGGCCTTCCAGCCGCCGAAGATCGGCCACGTCTGGACGATCATTTTCGAGAACAAGTCCTACGAGGCGACGTTCACGGGGCTGAACCAGAACAGCTATCTGTGGAAGACGCTGCCCAGCTACGGGGAACTGCTGCGGCAGTACTACGGCACCGGCCACTTCTCGCTGGACAACTACCTCAGCCTGGTCGGCGGCCAGTCGCCCGCGCCGGACAACCAGGCGGACTGCCCGATCTACGCCAACGCCCGGCCCGGATTCCCCGCGCCGGACGGGCAGACCTACGCCTCCACCGGGTGCGTCTATCCGCATTCGGTCCGGACCCTGTTCAACCAACTCGACCGGGTGCACAAGAGCTGGAAGATCTATGCCCAGGACATGGGCAATGATCCGGCCCGCGAGGAGGTCTACCACTGCGGGATCCCCGGCGACCCGGCCGGGACCGGGGTCGTCGACCCGGGGAGCGCGACACCCACCGACCAGTACGTGGCGAAGCACAATCCGGCCGCGTTCTTCCACCGGGTCTTCGACAGCCCGGCGGACTGCCGCAATGTCGTCCCGCTCGACGGGTTGAAGGCGATCCCCGGACACCCGCGGATTCCGTCGCTGGGCGACGACCTGAAGACGGTCGCCTCGACGCCGGAGTTCTCCTGGATCACGCCGAACAACTGCTCGAACGCGCACGACGCGACGTGCGTCGGGCCCAACGGCACGGGCAACCCGCACGACCATCAGGGTGGCCTGTTCGCCGCCGACCTGTTCCTGAAGAAGTGGATTCCGCAGATCATGGCCTCGCCCGCCTTCCAGAAGGACGGCGAGATCCAGATCGTGTTCGACGAGGCGTTCCCGCCGTACAAGATGTACGGCAACTCGATCGCGGACTACATGGGCAACAGCGATCCGTCCTTGAACGTCCCGACGGACACGGCCCAGTCGATCGTCGCCTGCTGCAACGAGCTGCCCGGGCCGAACACCACCCAGCCGGGGGATCAGGCCTTCGGCCAGGACACCACCCCAGGCGGCGGGATCACCGGCGCGGTCTTCATCAGCCGGTTCATCAAGCCCGGGTCGATCAGCGACCAGCCCTACAACCACTACAGCTGGTTGCGCAGCATGGAGAACCTGTTCGGCATCACGACCGGTGGTGTCGACGGCCGGGGCCACCTCGGGTACGCCGGCGCCGACGGGTTGCGTCCGTTCGGGCCCGACATCTACAACAACCCGACCGGGCAGGCGCTCGAGCCGGCCCCGAGCGGAAGCTCGGTCTACCCGGCTACCGGGAGCATCAACTCCACACCCACACCGAAGGTCGAGCACGCGTCGGTTCCCGTCCCGGTGGGCGGGCACTGA
- a CDS encoding aminodeoxychorismate/anthranilate synthase component II: protein MTRVLVVDNYDSFVYNLVHYLAQLGAECVVRRNDEVGPDELDALGVDAVLLSPGPGVPERAGVSVPMVHACAERGTPLLGVCLGHQAIAVAYGGRVIQAPELLHGKTSEVRHAGAGVLADLPDPFTATRYHSLAAVESTLPAELVVTARTESGVVMALRHRDLPIEGVQFHPESVLTQGGHLLLGTWLASCGLPTARNRAPDLAAKVERLRLASLRPA, encoded by the coding sequence ATGACCCGCGTCCTCGTCGTCGACAACTACGACAGCTTCGTCTACAACCTCGTCCACTACCTGGCGCAGCTGGGGGCCGAGTGCGTCGTACGGCGAAACGACGAGGTCGGTCCGGACGAGCTCGACGCCCTCGGTGTCGACGCGGTGCTGCTCAGCCCCGGACCCGGCGTGCCGGAGCGGGCCGGGGTGAGCGTGCCGATGGTGCACGCCTGCGCGGAGCGCGGTACGCCGCTGCTCGGTGTCTGCCTGGGGCACCAGGCGATCGCGGTCGCCTACGGCGGGCGGGTGATCCAGGCGCCCGAGCTGCTGCACGGCAAGACGAGCGAGGTGCGGCACGCCGGTGCGGGGGTCCTCGCCGATCTCCCGGACCCGTTCACCGCGACGCGCTACCACTCGCTCGCCGCGGTCGAGTCGACCCTGCCCGCTGAGTTGGTGGTCACCGCCCGGACCGAATCCGGTGTCGTCATGGCGTTGCGACACCGCGACCTGCCGATCGAGGGCGTGCAGTTCCATCCCGAGTCGGTCCTGACCCAGGGCGGGCATCTCCTGCTCGGGACCTGGCTGGCCTCCTGCGGCCTTCCCACGGCGCGCAACCGCGCTCCGGACCTCGCCGCGAAGGTCGAGCGGCTGCGGCTGGCCTCGCTCCGGCCCGCCTGA
- a CDS encoding Gfo/Idh/MocA family oxidoreductase produces MLRVAMLSFWHVHAGDYARQATEHPDVEIVGAWDDDAERGRAGAEKLGVKYYDDLAELLATPDLDGVIVDTPTNLHPEVIGAAIRAGKHVFTEKVLALSTADADALIAAARDAGVALVLSLPRLYHGYTQAIADVVASGRLGEITLVRTRLAHNGAVGKAWLPDRFFDPKACGGGAMVDLGCHPMYLARLFAGGMPESLTASYGSVTGHAVEDNAVAVLSYPNGKLAVVEAGFAAAQSPFTIEIYGTAGSLLFDTSASTLKVRAGDDSGWSELPIPDDQPTAFVQWVRHSADGSWAGHNVDIGADLTRLMEAANASAASGTSVRLDGS; encoded by the coding sequence ATGTTGCGCGTCGCGATGCTCAGCTTCTGGCACGTCCACGCCGGCGACTACGCCCGCCAGGCCACCGAGCACCCCGACGTCGAGATCGTCGGGGCCTGGGACGACGACGCGGAGCGCGGCCGGGCCGGGGCGGAGAAGCTCGGCGTGAAGTACTACGACGACCTCGCCGAGCTTCTCGCGACCCCCGACCTGGACGGCGTGATCGTCGATACCCCTACCAACCTCCATCCCGAGGTGATCGGGGCCGCCATCCGGGCCGGCAAGCACGTCTTCACCGAGAAGGTCCTGGCCCTCTCGACCGCCGACGCCGACGCGCTCATCGCCGCCGCCCGCGACGCCGGGGTCGCCCTGGTGCTGTCGTTGCCGCGGCTCTACCACGGCTACACCCAGGCCATCGCCGACGTGGTGGCGAGCGGTCGGCTGGGGGAGATCACCCTGGTCCGCACCCGCCTCGCCCACAACGGAGCGGTCGGGAAGGCCTGGCTGCCGGACCGCTTCTTCGACCCCAAGGCCTGCGGCGGGGGCGCGATGGTCGACCTGGGCTGTCACCCGATGTACCTCGCCCGGCTGTTCGCCGGTGGGATGCCGGAGAGCCTCACCGCCAGCTACGGCAGCGTGACCGGCCACGCGGTCGAGGACAACGCCGTGGCGGTGCTCAGCTACCCGAACGGCAAGCTCGCGGTGGTGGAGGCCGGATTCGCCGCCGCGCAGTCGCCGTTCACGATCGAGATCTACGGCACCGCAGGCAGCCTGCTCTTCGACACGTCCGCGTCGACGCTCAAGGTCCGCGCCGGTGACGACTCCGGGTGGTCGGAGCTGCCGATCCCCGACGACCAGCCGACGGCGTTCGTCCAGTGGGTGCGGCATTCCGCCGACGGGAGCTGGGCTGGTCACAACGTCGACATCGGTGCCGATCTGACCCGGTTGATGGAGGCCGCCAACGCCTCCGCCGCCTCCGGAACGTCGGTGCGCCTCGACGGCTCGTGA
- a CDS encoding polyphosphate kinase 2 family protein, which translates to MDKRVRFVRDLVEPLRVPAGSRVTLRRDHDAGYTGGMRSKTEAKARLAEGVKLIAHHQDRLAAQDTVGVLLVLQGLDAAGKDSTIKHTMHGINPQGVEVTSFKEPSVEELQHDFLWRYQRSIPERGRIGIFNRSHYEEVLVVRVHPELLAAERIPAEARASGVWKRRYRDINDWEHHLVDNGIRVVKVFLNLSREEQARRFLKRIDRPEKNWKFSPSDVRERRFWDDYQVAYDHMLSHTSTPWAPWYVVPADHKWFARLATAAVLLRELADIDPRYPKPSPEAVQEMATARAELLTEMGALRR; encoded by the coding sequence ATGGACAAGCGAGTGCGGTTCGTCCGCGACCTGGTCGAGCCACTTCGGGTGCCGGCGGGATCGCGGGTCACCCTCCGGCGCGATCACGACGCGGGCTACACGGGCGGGATGCGCAGCAAGACAGAGGCCAAGGCCCGCCTGGCCGAGGGTGTCAAGCTCATCGCCCACCACCAGGACAGGCTGGCGGCCCAGGACACCGTCGGCGTACTCCTGGTGCTGCAGGGCCTCGACGCGGCGGGCAAGGACAGCACCATCAAGCACACGATGCACGGGATCAACCCGCAGGGCGTCGAGGTCACGAGCTTCAAAGAGCCGTCAGTGGAAGAACTCCAGCACGACTTCCTCTGGCGCTACCAGCGGTCGATCCCGGAACGCGGCCGGATCGGGATCTTCAACCGGTCCCACTATGAAGAGGTGCTCGTGGTCCGCGTGCACCCTGAGCTGCTCGCGGCCGAGCGGATCCCTGCCGAGGCCAGGGCGAGCGGCGTATGGAAGCGGCGCTACCGGGACATCAACGACTGGGAGCACCATCTCGTCGACAACGGCATCCGCGTCGTCAAGGTGTTCCTCAACCTCTCCCGCGAGGAGCAGGCCAGACGCTTCCTCAAGCGGATCGACCGCCCGGAGAAGAACTGGAAGTTCTCCCCGAGCGACGTGCGGGAGCGCCGGTTCTGGGACGACTACCAGGTCGCCTACGACCACATGCTCAGCCACACCAGCACACCGTGGGCGCCGTGGTACGTCGTCCCCGCCGACCACAAGTGGTTCGCCCGGCTGGCGACCGCGGCGGTCCTCCTCCGCGAGCTCGCCGACATCGACCCGCGGTACCCGAAGCCCTCTCCCGAGGCGGTCCAGGAGATGGCGACCGCCCGCGCCGAACTGCTCACGGAGATGGGAGCCCTCAGACGGTGA
- a CDS encoding NADP-dependent oxidoreductase, translating to MRAIGVREFGGPDALQTVELPEPQPGPGEVRIRVHAAAVNPTDTLFRAGAQASRLAGRRPPFVPGMDAAGIVDRIGPDGDGRLAVGDRVIVVMVPRGPHGGAYAEQIVAPAASVVPAPAGFDLPAASTLLMNALTARLTLDALALRPGQAVGVTGSAGAYGGYVIQLAKADGLRVIADGSDADRDLVRTLGADEIVPRGDGISAAIRAVAPAGVAGVADGAVQLARTLPAIADGGGLAVVRGWKSAGERAIRVHEIQVAASAEDTVRLDQLRRQAEEGVLTLRVAQVLPAAEAAEAHKLLEAGGIRGRLVLDFTV from the coding sequence ATGAGAGCAATCGGAGTACGCGAATTCGGTGGTCCCGATGCGTTGCAGACCGTGGAGCTGCCCGAGCCGCAGCCGGGACCGGGCGAGGTCCGGATCAGGGTCCACGCAGCGGCGGTGAATCCGACCGACACCCTGTTCCGCGCCGGAGCGCAGGCGTCCCGGCTCGCCGGGAGGCGCCCGCCGTTCGTCCCCGGCATGGACGCCGCGGGCATCGTCGATCGGATCGGCCCGGACGGGGACGGTCGGTTGGCGGTCGGAGACCGCGTGATCGTGGTGATGGTGCCGAGGGGCCCGCACGGCGGCGCATATGCCGAGCAGATCGTCGCGCCCGCCGCGTCGGTCGTCCCCGCGCCGGCCGGGTTCGATCTCCCGGCCGCGTCCACCCTCCTCATGAACGCCCTCACCGCGCGACTGACGCTCGACGCCCTGGCACTTCGGCCTGGACAGGCGGTGGGAGTCACCGGATCCGCCGGCGCTTACGGCGGATACGTCATCCAACTCGCGAAAGCCGACGGCCTGCGGGTGATCGCCGATGGCTCGGACGCCGACCGGGATCTGGTGCGGACGCTCGGCGCCGACGAGATCGTGCCCCGCGGCGACGGGATCTCCGCTGCCATCCGCGCCGTGGCACCGGCGGGCGTCGCCGGAGTGGCCGACGGGGCGGTGCAGCTCGCGCGCACACTTCCGGCGATCGCGGACGGTGGCGGTCTCGCCGTCGTCCGTGGCTGGAAGAGCGCCGGTGAGCGAGCGATCCGCGTCCACGAGATCCAGGTCGCCGCCTCCGCGGAGGACACCGTGCGGTTGGACCAGCTCCGCCGACAGGCCGAGGAGGGGGTCCTCACCCTTCGGGTGGCGCAGGTGCTCCCCGCCGCAGAAGCCGCCGAGGCACACAAGCTGCTCGAGGCCGGTGGGATACGCGGGCGGCTCGTGCTCGACTTCACCGTCTGA
- a CDS encoding DUF881 domain-containing protein has product MERVRNVVRRWFAPSGGGGTVRRSPVWRVLVPVACLLAGVLFATSAETARGTDLRAGRRLDLAQLIPAEERTVAGLSAQVTRLQRQVGRLEAADGRGDRRATAAGNAADSLELPVGLRAVHGPALTVTLDDAPRQAGGGLPPGARSADDVVVHQQDVQSVVNAMWAGGAEAMTIMGQRLITTGAIRCVGNVLLLYGRTYSPPYRITAIGDVAGMSRALGRERGVVVYREAAAAFGLGYQVSRSRRVQMPAYDGSVQLGYARVAR; this is encoded by the coding sequence TTGGAGCGAGTAAGGAACGTCGTACGGCGATGGTTCGCGCCGTCCGGGGGCGGCGGCACGGTGCGGCGTTCGCCGGTCTGGCGGGTCCTGGTGCCGGTGGCGTGCCTGCTCGCGGGGGTCCTCTTCGCCACGAGTGCCGAGACCGCGCGGGGCACCGACCTGCGGGCCGGCCGCCGACTCGATCTCGCCCAGCTCATCCCGGCCGAGGAGCGCACCGTGGCGGGGTTGTCCGCCCAGGTGACCCGGCTGCAGCGCCAGGTGGGCCGGCTCGAGGCCGCGGACGGGCGCGGCGACCGGCGGGCCACGGCCGCGGGGAACGCGGCCGACTCACTCGAGCTGCCGGTGGGTCTGCGCGCGGTCCACGGCCCCGCGCTCACCGTGACCCTCGACGACGCGCCGCGGCAGGCCGGCGGCGGACTGCCGCCCGGCGCCCGCAGTGCCGACGACGTCGTCGTGCACCAGCAGGACGTGCAGTCCGTCGTCAACGCCATGTGGGCCGGCGGCGCCGAGGCGATGACGATCATGGGGCAGCGGTTGATCACGACCGGGGCGATCCGCTGCGTCGGCAACGTCCTGCTGCTCTACGGACGCACCTACTCCCCGCCCTACCGGATCACCGCGATCGGCGACGTCGCCGGCATGAGCCGGGCGCTCGGCCGGGAACGCGGCGTCGTGGTCTACCGCGAGGCGGCCGCCGCCTTCGGGCTCGGCTACCAGGTCAGCCGCAGCCGCCGGGTGCAGATGCCGGCGTACGACGGATCGGTGCAGCTCGGCTATGCCCGGGTCGCCCGCTAG
- a CDS encoding cell division protein CrgA — MPKSRVRKKNVYTAPSDVLPSAATREKRKGPSPTWYPIVMVSLMVIGLIYIVMNYLAPDALFFPSLGNWNFAVGFGLMVGGLVMAVRWR, encoded by the coding sequence GTGCCGAAGTCTCGAGTTCGCAAGAAGAACGTCTACACGGCGCCGTCGGACGTCCTGCCGTCCGCAGCGACCCGCGAGAAGCGCAAGGGCCCGAGCCCTACGTGGTATCCGATCGTGATGGTCTCGCTGATGGTCATCGGCCTGATCTACATCGTGATGAACTACCTCGCGCCCGACGCGCTGTTCTTCCCGTCACTGGGCAACTGGAACTTCGCGGTCGGATTCGGCCTGATGGTCGGCGGACTCGTGATGGCCGTCCGCTGGCGCTGA
- a CDS encoding PH domain-containing protein, with the protein MRWAPRTPEVVAVSVLGVIALALAATTDAAGALLGVVAGVGLLAFAAVDAIVRPRLAADDAGLSVRSPSYRVRLDWSDIDRLRVDERSRFGVRVRTLEIDAGETLLLLGRHALGADPRDVHAALLGIRGMPGARDSAS; encoded by the coding sequence ATGCGATGGGCACCACGGACCCCAGAGGTGGTCGCGGTGTCGGTGCTCGGGGTGATCGCCCTGGCGCTGGCCGCGACGACCGACGCGGCCGGCGCCCTGCTCGGAGTCGTCGCCGGGGTGGGCCTGCTGGCGTTCGCGGCGGTCGATGCGATCGTTCGCCCGCGGTTGGCCGCCGACGACGCCGGCCTGTCGGTGCGCTCGCCCAGCTACCGGGTGCGACTGGACTGGTCCGACATCGACCGGCTGAGGGTCGACGAGCGGAGCCGGTTCGGCGTACGGGTCCGGACCTTGGAGATCGACGCGGGCGAGACGCTGCTGCTGCTCGGGCGGCACGCGCTCGGCGCCGACCCGCGCGACGTACACGCCGCCCTGCTGGGCATTCGCGGCATGCCCGGTGCCCGCGACTCCGCGAGCTGA
- a CDS encoding rhomboid family intramembrane serine protease, which produces MSQPHQQPADADFAPRCYRHPDRQTFVSCTRCDRPICPTCLRDAPVGFQCPDCVGRRSSSRVRTPTLPYGGKVVARAGLMTLVLIGLNVVAFIATAVTSPAGFSHNESSRIFGKLVLNPTVIAENNEFWRFLGSAFLHFGVLHLAVNMFSLFVLGPALERVFGAWRYLSIYLLGALGGALSVYLFDNRFNNVAGASGAIFGLFGALIVVYRKMGLNIWALVPTILINVYITLSVPGISWLGHLGGLVAGAVAAVIFVYAPRMHRALYQVGGVALLVAIMVGLTVWRTGALDRMLS; this is translated from the coding sequence ATGAGTCAGCCGCACCAGCAACCTGCCGATGCCGACTTCGCGCCGCGCTGCTACCGCCACCCCGACCGCCAGACGTTCGTCAGCTGCACCCGCTGCGACCGTCCCATCTGCCCGACCTGCCTGCGGGACGCGCCGGTCGGCTTCCAGTGTCCTGACTGCGTAGGCCGGCGATCGTCGTCTCGGGTCCGTACGCCGACCCTGCCCTACGGCGGCAAGGTCGTCGCGCGGGCCGGGCTGATGACGCTGGTGCTGATCGGGCTCAACGTCGTCGCGTTCATCGCCACCGCGGTCACCTCGCCGGCCGGCTTCAGCCACAACGAGTCGTCCCGGATCTTCGGCAAACTGGTCCTCAACCCCACCGTCATCGCCGAGAACAACGAGTTCTGGCGATTCCTCGGATCGGCGTTCCTGCACTTCGGGGTGCTGCACCTGGCCGTCAACATGTTCTCGCTGTTCGTGCTCGGCCCGGCGTTGGAGCGGGTGTTCGGTGCCTGGCGCTACCTGTCCATCTACCTGCTCGGCGCGCTCGGCGGCGCGCTGTCGGTCTACCTCTTCGACAACAGGTTCAACAACGTCGCCGGAGCGTCCGGGGCGATCTTCGGGCTGTTCGGGGCGCTGATCGTCGTCTACCGCAAGATGGGCCTCAACATCTGGGCGCTCGTCCCGACGATCCTGATCAACGTCTACATCACGCTCAGCGTCCCGGGGATCTCGTGGCTCGGTCACCTCGGCGGCCTGGTGGCCGGCGCGGTCGCCGCCGTGATCTTCGTCTACGCGCCGCGGATGCACCGCGCGCTCTACCAGGTCGGCGGGGTCGCGTTGCTCGTCGCGATCATGGTGGGGCTCACGGTCTGGCGCACCGGGGCGCTCGACCGGATGCTCAGCTAG
- a CDS encoding peptidylprolyl isomerase, with protein sequence MATQHYATLHTSAGDVRLELFPDQAPKTVRNFVELAQGDREWTDPTTGAKRQDSLYAGTIFHRVIPGFMVQGGDPLGTGTGGPGYEFGDEIHPELAFTRPYLLAMANAGPGTNGSQFFITVDPTPWLTGKHTIFGQVTDDAGRAVVDTIAAAPTGRNDRPTTDVVIESVTIERPEG encoded by the coding sequence GTGGCCACGCAGCATTACGCGACCCTGCACACGAGTGCCGGAGATGTCCGGCTCGAGCTCTTCCCCGACCAGGCGCCGAAGACGGTCCGGAACTTCGTCGAGTTGGCCCAGGGTGACCGGGAGTGGACCGACCCGACCACCGGCGCGAAGCGGCAGGACTCGCTCTACGCCGGCACGATCTTCCACCGGGTCATCCCGGGATTCATGGTGCAGGGCGGCGACCCGCTCGGCACCGGGACCGGCGGCCCGGGCTACGAGTTCGGCGACGAGATCCACCCCGAGCTCGCCTTCACCCGGCCCTACCTGCTCGCGATGGCCAACGCCGGCCCGGGCACCAACGGGTCGCAGTTCTTCATCACGGTCGACCCGACCCCGTGGCTGACCGGCAAGCACACCATCTTCGGTCAGGTGACCGACGACGCCGGCCGGGCCGTGGTCGACACGATCGCCGCGGCCCCGACCGGACGCAACGACCGGCCGACCACCGACGTGGTCATCGAATCGGTCACGATCGAACGGCCGGAGGGCTAG